In one Lolium rigidum isolate FL_2022 chromosome 3, APGP_CSIRO_Lrig_0.1, whole genome shotgun sequence genomic region, the following are encoded:
- the LOC124696048 gene encoding uncharacterized protein LOC124696048, with protein MQFQSSNSAEMPAKVDGSGAKDLPVDPSAFGFPQNANQEYYNRALQYGYSVSRQGFEDKGFLPSGPNFVLNNASAPLGEYQQFDHFSRPLQPAESDGMQVQNNRTSITHRSRPSDVSCLDHLEETTSHDTDGYDDRAISFGSSCSTGILCYPYSSPLQSDNCIADKQDGTWAALMQMQEALEAPNEECSDLTFNNTELSGGNTMQHQVVWDNGCLASPSFTSNFLPFPGEAEATVTNTSRICNLQNSVDLPYDNDEGISSFGLNVPEYNRATLCERRDEMHSADLRTYPVHGESFDLMPVTQGRQNDKSHEQFSSFANSVDGYVDSGMKKLHGFYDCEEQMEIDSLLNSFGASSDTFPQTYELFQKG; from the coding sequence ATGCAGTTCCAGTCTAGCAATTCTGCCGAAATGCCGGCTAAAGTAGATGGGTCTGGTGCAAAAGATTTGCCAGTTGACCCAAGTGCATTTGGTTTTCCACAAAATGCAAATCAGGAATATTATAACCGGGCTTTACAGTATGGTTATTCAGTTTCAAGGCAGGGTTTTGAAGATAAAGGTTTTTTACCAAGTGGTCCAAATTTTGTTCTGAATAATGCTTCTGCTCCACTGGGAGAATATCAACAGTTTGACCACTTTTCTAGACCTCTTCAGCCTGCAGAATCTGATGGAATGCAGGTGCAAAATAATCGCACCAGTATCACACATCGCAGTAGACCTTCTGATGTATCCTGCCTTGATCATCTTGAAGAAACAACTTCTCACGATACTGATGGTTATGATGATAGAGCTATCTCATTCGGAAGTAGTTGTAGCACAGGGATTTTGTGTTATCCATATAGCAGCCCTTTGCAAAGTGATAACTGCATTGCTGACAAGCAGGATGGGACTTGGGCTGCGCTTATGCAAATGCAAGAGGCTTTGGAAGCACCTAATGAAGAGTGCAGTGACTTGACTTTCAACAATACAGAACTTTCAGGTGGGAACACCATGCAGCACCAAGTTGTTTGGGACAATGGCTGTTTAGCAAGTCCATCTTTCACCTCAAACTTTTTACCCTTCCCTGGAGAGGCTGAAGCCACTGTCACAAATACCAGCAGAATTTGTAACTTACAAAACTCTGTTGATCTCCCGTATGATAATGATGAAGGCATATCCTCTTTTGGGCTTAATGTGCCTGAATATAACAGGGCAACTCTCTGTGAACGTCGAGATGAAATGCATTCTGCTGACTTGAGGACATATCCTGTCCATGGTGAATCTTTTGATTTGATGCCAGTAACCCAGGGCAGACAGAATGATAAATCACATGAACAGTTCAGTTCATTTGCAAACAGTGTAGATGGATATGTAGATAGTGGAATGAAAAAGTTGCATGGCTTTTATGATTGTGAAGAGCAAATGGAAATTGATTCACTACTTAATTCATTTGGGGCATCAAGTGATACATTTCCACAGACATATGAATTATTTCAGAAAGGGTAA
- the LOC124698959 gene encoding uncharacterized protein LOC124698959, producing the protein MASYTAQAEATESAVYDGSSCQQYQSTSQSCGLLYSPACQWKSMPSSVFPLGGCQNGVSVSNPMTALGTNGKELGLYSGHFSVQQQQNVSSDAKLELVDNVANPYQEFAMGMDGQFCSKRTNPYQNEVLATQGIWGPQRDMMINFSNPTGQSDMQLLMIQTPPGHLPAPSFFKYPNSSFIEAELSKVDQHHSDMQLPMTETCQVQLSATSLSKDPDTSLIEGTELKKVEKHDSDIQLPMTQTSHVQLPATSLSKDPNSSLLGRTKLTKVEQHDSDMQLPVTQTSHAHLPAPSLSKDPDSASLGGTGLKKVDQHDSDMQLPMTWTSHAQLPATSLSKDPNSPLIGQTELKKAEQHDSDMQLPMTQASHAQLPAPSLSKDPDSASLGGIELKKVDKHDSDMQLPLAHTSHVQLPAMSLSKGPNSSLIGRTELKKVGQHDLDMQVPMTQTSRAQLPPPSLSKDPDSASLGGTELKKVDQLDDYSQQSILLSATKPSNSSGSPINKLDGEVVSRPIKRKRSTAYVLTSHEQVMSRGGKMQCLSGPELDCANATERLPEKVDGENATFAENSTVVSRAQRRLDLTTSLIQYVLPVPPARLLAANVTNSSETVVYHISKLVVSDMYRTDNAMQSEYMPPNETSTSGKEDNNIVSEVLETFNTRFDELERSVSRAEKALTFQDFASEVRDIERWSILHRFVKLRMLQEYRRLHAGGSLDSTPHPFSTSILKHHEDPSMPLDSLNRVRCRLLK; encoded by the exons ATGGCCTCGTATACTGCACAAGCTGAGGCCACTGAGTCAGCTGTATATGATGGATCATCTTGTCAACAGTATCAGTCTACTTCCCAGTCATGTGGTTTGTTATATTCCCCAGCCTGTCAATGGAAAAGCATGCCAAGTTCTGTTTTCCCTTTAGGAGGGTGTCAAAATGGTGTTAGTGTGTCCAATCCAATGACTGCCTTGGGGACTAATGGAAAAGAACTCGGGTTGTACTCTGGCCATTTTTCAGTTCAGCAGCAACAAAATGTATCTAGTGATGCTAAATTGGAATTGGTTGACAATGTTGCTAACCCTTATCAAGAGTTTGCGATGGGTATGGATGGTCAATTTTGTTCGAAAAGGACCAATCCATATCAAAATGAAGTACTGGCAACCCAAGGTATATGGGGGCCTCAacgtgatatgatgataaatttttCAAATCCTACTGGACAATCGGATATGCAGCTGCTCATGATACAGACTCCTCCTGGCCATCTGCCTGCTCCAAGCTTTTTCAAGTACCCCAACTCATCATTTATTGAAGCAGAGCTTAGTAAGGTTGACCAACATCATTCAGATATGCAGCTTCCCATGACAGAGACTTGTCAGGTTCAGCTGTCTGCTACGAGCTTGTCCAAGGACCCTGACACGTCATTAATTGAAGGAACAGAgcttaagaaagttgaaaaacatGATTCAGATATACAGCTTCCCATGACACAGACTAGTCATGTTCAGCTACCTGCTACGAGCTTGTCCAAGGACCCCAACTCATCTTTACTTGGACGAACAAAGCTTACAAAAGTTGAACAACATGATTCAGATATGCAGCTTCCCGTGACACAGACTAGTCATGCTCATCTGCCTGCTCCGAGCTTGTCCAAGGACCCTGACTCAGCATCTCTTGGAGGAACAGGGCTTAAGAAAGTTGACCAACATGATTCAGATATGCAGCTTCCCATGACATGGACTAGCCATGCTCAGCTGCCTGCTACGAGCTTGTCCAAGGACCCCAACTCACCATTAATTGGACAAACAGAGCTTAAGAAAGCTGAGCAGCATGATTCAGATATGCAGCTTCCCATGACACAAGCAAGTCATGCTCAGCTGCCTGCTCCAAGCTTGTCCAAGGACCCGGACTCAGCATCTCTTGGAGGAATAGAGCTTAAGAAAGTTGACAAGCATGATTCAGATATGCAGCTTCCCCTGGCACATACCAGCCACGTTCAGCTGCCTGCTATGAGCCTGTCGAAGGGCCCCAACTCATCATTAATTGGACGAACAGAGCTTAAGAAAGTTGGGCAACATGATTTAGATATGCAGGTGCCCATGACACAGACTAGTCGTGCTCAGCTGCCTCCTCCAAGCTTGTCCAAGGACCCCGACTCAGCATCTCTTGGAGGAACAGAGCTTAAGAAGGTTGACCAACTTGATGATTATAGCCAGCAAAGTATCCTACTCTCAGCAACCAAACCTTCAAATTCAAGCGGTTCACCAATTAACAAGTTAGATGGCGAGGTGGTTTCGCGACCAATAAAACGGAAAAGATCAACAGCGTATGTTTTAACATCGCATGAACAAGTCATGTCTCGGGGTGGGAAAATGCAATGTCTAAG CGGCCCTGAGTTGGATTGTGCTAACGCCACTGAAAGATTGCCTGAGAAG GTAGATGGTGAAAATGCAACTTTTGCGGAGAATAGTACCGTCGTTTCTCGAGCTCAGAGAAGACTTGATTTAACGACTAGCTTGATTCAGTATGTCCTTCCTGTTCCGCCAGCGAGACTTCTTGCAGCAAATGTCACGAATTCCAGTGAAACTGTTGTGTACCACATTTCTAAATTGGTGGTTAGTGATATGTATCGCACGGATAATGCCATGCAAAGTGAATACAT GCCACCGAACGAGACCAGCACCTCTGGAAAGGAAGACAATAATATTGTATCTGAAGTTCTGGAAACCTTTAATACGAGGTTTGACGAGCTGGAACGCTCCGTGTCAAG AGCTGAAAAGGCACTCACTTTCCAAGATTTCGCATCCGAGGTCCGGGACATCGAGCGGTGGTCCATTCTCCATCGTTTCGTGAAGCTGCGGATGTTGCAGGAGTACAGGAGACTGCATGCGGGTGGCAGCTTGGATTCTACGCCGCACCCCTTCAGCACAAGCATCTTGAAGCATCATGAAGATCCATCCATGCCGTTAGACTCGCTGAACAGGGTCCGGTGTCGCCTGCTGAAGTAG